Proteins encoded in a region of the Pirellulales bacterium genome:
- a CDS encoding DUF4160 domain-containing protein has translation MPEVSRFYGIVIQIYYSDHPPPHFHAAYSGDSAKIDIDALAIIDGQLPSRALNMVLEWAKLHQVELRSAFQKAASLQPPGEIAPLP, from the coding sequence ATGCCTGAAGTTTCGCGGTTCTATGGGATCGTCATCCAGATTTACTACAGCGATCATCCGCCGCCGCACTTCCACGCCGCCTATAGCGGCGATTCAGCGAAGATCGACATCGACGCGTTAGCGATCATCGATGGCCAATTGCCCTCACGAGCGTTGAACATGGTCCTTGAATGGGCCAAGCTTCATCAGGTCGAACTTCGCTCCGCGTTTCAAAAGGCCGCGAGTCTACAGCCTCCCGGTGAGATCGCTCCCTTGCCGTGA
- a CDS encoding DUF2442 domain-containing protein translates to MTASTRRAGFDCPHAASDNIDMRIISAKALPGFRLELRYAGGESGIVDLSSLVGKGAFAAWNAPAVFESVSVTDSGAVEWPGEIDLCPDALFLEMTGKRPEDVFPALQGRLSHA, encoded by the coding sequence GTGACAGCTTCAACGCGGCGTGCAGGGTTTGACTGCCCGCACGCTGCCTCGGATAATATCGACATGAGAATCATCAGCGCGAAGGCATTGCCGGGTTTCCGGCTCGAACTAAGGTACGCCGGCGGTGAAAGCGGCATCGTTGATTTATCATCGCTTGTAGGAAAAGGAGCGTTCGCGGCGTGGAACGCGCCTGCTGTGTTTGAATCGGTGTCGGTGACCGATAGCGGAGCGGTTGAGTGGCCCGGCGAAATCGATCTCTGTCCTGACGCACTTTTTCTAGAGATGACCGGCAAACGACCCGAGGACGTGTTTCCCGCGCTCCAAGGGCGTTTATCTCATGCCTGA